Within the Natranaeroarchaeum sulfidigenes genome, the region GCCGGTCTCGGTCTCTTCGAGTTCCATCTCTGCACGCACGCGGATCCGTCCGCGTCCGGTCGAGTACGCCGAGTAGATGGCGTCCCGCCCGACGATGTTCGCACCGGTGGGGAAGTCGGGACCCTTGATATGGTCCATCAGCCCGTCGATTCCGACGTCAGGGTTGTCGATCAACTCGACCGTCGCGTCGATTACCTCTCCGAGGTTGTGCGGCGGGATGTTCGTGCTCATCCCGACCGCAATCCCCGAGGAGCCGTTGACGAGCAGGTTCGGGAATGCAGACGGGAGGACCTCTGGCTCGGTCAGCCGGTCGTCGTAGTTGGACTGGAAGTCGACTGTGTCCTTGTCGATATCGGCCAGCAACTCCTCGGCGAGCGCCCCCATTCGGGCCTCCGTATAGCGCATCGCGGCCGCAGGGTCGCCGTCCATCGATCCGAAGTTCCCCTGCCCGTCGACGAGCGGATGACGCATCGAGAAGTCCTGTGAGAGCCGCACCAGCGTATCGTAGATCGCCTTGTCTCCGTGAGGGTGGTAATCACCCATCGTCTCACCGACGACCGAGGATGACTTGCGGTGTGAAGATCGACTCGTCACACCCATCTCGTTCATCGCGTAGAGGATCCGCCGGTGGACGGGTTTCAGCCCGTCACGGACATCCGGCAGGGCGCGGCCCGCGATGACGCTCATCGCGTAGTCGATGTAGCTTTGCTCCATCTCGTCTTCGACGCGGACGTGCTCGACGCGCGCGGCGTCGACGTCCGTCGGATCGGGTACGTCTGAACTCATAGTAGAACCTCCATTAGATGTCAACCCACTCTGCTTCCGGCGCGTGTTCCTTGATGAACTCCTTGCGCGGTTCGACGGCGTCGCCCATCAGCACTGAGAACATCTTGTCCGCTGCTGCGGCGTCCTCGATTGTGATCTGCTTGAGCACACGGTTCTCCGGGTTCATCGTCGTCGCCCAGAGCTGTTTGGGGTTCATCTCACCCAGGCCTTTGAACCGCTGGACCTGCGTCGGATTGCCGTCACATTTCTCCTCGATGATCTCCTCGCGTTCTACCTCGGTCATCGCGTCGTAGGTGTTGCCGTTGTACCGGATCCGGTAGAGCGGCGGTTGCGCGGCGTACACGTAGCCCGCTTCGAGCAGGGGCTTCAGGTGTCGATAGAACAGCGTCAAAAGCAGCGTCCGGATGTGGGCCCCATCGACGTCGGCATCGACCATCAGCACGATCTTCTCGTAGCGGGACTCCTCGATGTCGAACTCGTCGCCGATCCCTGCGCCGATGGCGGTGATCATGTTCCGGATCTCATCGTTTTCGAGGATCCGATCGAGCCGGTGTTTCTCGACGTTGAGGATCTTCCCGCCCAGCGGGAGGATCGCCTGGAACTCGGGATTCCGGCCCTGTTTGGCGCTCCCGCCTGCGGAGTCACCCTCCACAATAAATAGTTCGGACTCGCTCGGGTCGCGTGTCTGGCAGTCGGCCAGCTTCCCGGGGAGTGCCGTCGAGTCGAGTGCGCTCTTCCGGCGTGTCAGTTCCTCTGCCTTCTTTGCGGCCTTTCGTGCTTTGGCCGCTTCGACCGCTTTCGAGACGACTGCGGTCGCGATATCCGGGTTCTCCTCGAAGAACGTTCCGAGACCGTCGTGCATCGTCCCCTCGACGATGCCCCGAACCTCGCTGTTGCCGAGTTTCGTCTTCGTCTGGCCCTCGAACTGCGGGTCGGGGTGTTTGATCGAGACGACCGCGGTGAGTCCCTCGCGGATGTCCTCTCCCTTGAGGTTCTCGTCGAGGTCCTTGAGCAGGTCGTTCGACTTGGCGTAGTCGTTGACGACGCGGGTTAGCGCCGTTTTGAAGCCGGTCAGATGCGTCCCGCCCTCGCGCGTGTTGATGTTGTTGGCGAAGGCATGAATCGAGCCCTGTAGTTCGTCGGTTGCCTGCATCGCGACCTCGACCTGAATGTCGTTTTCCTCGGCCTCGAAGTAGATGACGTCCTCGTGGAGCCGGGTTTTCGTCTCGTTGAGGTACTCGACGAACTCGCGGATCCCGCCCTCGTAGCGGAAGGTGTCCGTCTCGCCGTCGCGGTCGTCCTGCAGACTGATTTCGACGCCGGAGTTGAGAAAGGCCAGCTCCCGGAGCCGGTTGGCCAGCGTCGAGTACTCGAACTCGCCGGTCTCGAAAATCTCGTCGTCGGGCCAGAAGCGGATCTCCGTTCCAGTCTCCTCGTCCGGTTCGAGATCACGAACCCGTTCGACGCCGTATTCGGGTTCGCCGTGGTCAAAGCGCTGTTTCCAGACGGCGCCGTCGCGGCGCACCTCGACTTCGAGCCACTTCGAGAGCGCGTTGACGACGCTGACGCCGACGCCGTGGAGTCCACCCGAGACCTGGTAGGATTTGTTGTCGAACTTCCCTCCGGCGTGGAGGACGGTCATGATGACCTCCAGGGCTGGTCGGTCGTGTTTCTCGTGGGTATCGACGGGGATTCCGCGACCGTCGTCGCTGATCGAGACCGAGTCATCGTCGTGGATCGTCACCGTGATCGAATCACAGTGGCCAGCCAGTGCCTCATCGATGGAGTTGTCGACCACCTCGTAGACGAGATGGTGCAACCCCCGAGAGTCTGTAGAACCGATATACATCGCAGGGCGCTTTTGGACAGCCTGGAGTCCTTCGAGGACCTGTATCTGTCCAGCGCCGTACTCCGTTTCCTCGGACATTAAAATCTGTTAGCGTCTAGTCTTCCGGGGGTCATAAAGGTCACGTACGCGCGCGAGCGCGTTCGGCCACAACACATTTAAGATGAGCTTACGTCAGGATGACGGTCCGGAATCGAGCGTTGCGAACCGACCCGGGAAGTTTCACTTTCACTCCGCCAACGAATGGGTTTTATTGTCCCCACTGCTAACCGTCCCGTAATGACTTCGTTTCAACAGACGCTCGGCGAGGACGAGGGCATCGCCGAGGAGCTGGCGGAAAGCCAGCGGGCAATCTCGATTGCCGAGTTCTTCGAGAAGAACAAACACATGCTCGGCTTCGACAGCGGCGCTCGCGGGCTCGTCACCGCTGTCAAGGAGGCGGTCGACAACTCGCTGGACGCCGCCGAGGAAGCCGGTATTCTCCCCGACATCTACGTCGAGATTCAGGAAGCCGGTGACTACTACACGCTGATCGTCGAGGACAACGGGCCCGGGATCACAAAAGAACAGCTCCCGAAAGTCTTCGGGAAACTGCTGTACGGCAGCCGATTTCACAAGCGAGAACAGTCCCTGACACGTGGTCAGCGCCTGCTCGTCAAACGTGATGGCGAGGTCGAGTTCGTACCGATCGGCGACCTCTGTGATCGGTACCTCGGCGACGATGGGGCCGAAACTGCAACGATTCCGGATGACATCAAAGCTCCAGCGTTCAACCGCGAAACCTACGAGATGACGTGGGAACCAGTCACCCACGCGATCCGGCACGAGACCGATGCCCGGACGTACGAGATCACGACCGAGAAGGGCCGAACCGTCGAGGTGACGGGCGATCACAGCCTGTTTTCGGTGACGAAAGACGGCGAGACAAAAGAGCTTGCAGCAGGCGAAATCGAGGCAGGCGACTCGCTTCTGACGCCACGACGTCTTCCAGGACCCGACGAACGAGTGGACTCGGTTAACGTTCTCGAACACCTCTCGCCCGAACAACTGGAGGGCCGCCGAGTGTATGTCTACGGCTTCGACCGGGAGACGATCGCAGAACTCCGGTCCCAGGAGACGATCAGAAAGAAGCCCTCCGAAGACAGCAACCGGAGACGCTACTATTACACTCACAACGGTGTCGAGATCCTCCGGGACAGCGTCGAGCAAAACTATATTAAGGACGGCTACCTGCCAGCCGAGACGGTACTCAAACTCGGCTGGGAGGAGAAGGCAGCCGACTGTGAGCTGAAAACGTACCAGGTCGGTGGGAAAGAGTCGACGATGCCGGTTACGCTGCCGGTCGATGATGCCCTTGTCGAACTGCTGGCGTACTACGTTTCCGAAGGACACGTCGGTGACCGACAGGTCGGGTTTACGTTTGGCTCACACGAGGATGGGCTGATCGAGGCGACCGAATCGGCGGTTGCTGGCATCACGGGCTCGTCGACGACTGTCCAGCGCGAGCGAAATTCGACCCGAGTGAAGGCCTTTGGCTCGCCGCTCGCGATGTTTCTGGAAGCGGCGTGTGGTTCAGGGGCGACCGAAAAGCGGATTCCGGGCTTCGTGTTCGAGATCGATCCAGCGCTCCAGCAGCGGTTTATCGCAGCGCTGTACCAGGGCGATGGCTCGGACTCTCACCCCTGTAACGAACTTTCACATACGACGGTTAGTGAGACGCTAGCTCGACAGCTTTCGGTCCTCTGGAACATGCACGGCGTGCTCGCGAGTACCGAACGAAGAGAGGACAACAGTGGCTATGCCGATGATCCGTCGACTGCGTACCGGACCAAGGTGTACGGTGAGGACGTGAACATTGCGGACGTGTTCAGCGAGAAACGAACGCCGGGTGAACAGGGATACAAGCGGATCCCGACGGGTCTGCTTGACGATGTTCGCGTTGGTGAAACGAGCAACCGGACGGTCCCCGACACGATACCCGGATTACTCGTTGGGGCTGGCGTCGGCTCGGACCTCGATCACGCCGCAAACTATCAGGCGGTGATCGAGGACGCGCTTGCTGGCGAATACGTCACCGAGCCCCGGTACGTCCACAACCTGAAAGAGATGGGCCTACTCAACGGGGACCATCGCCCAACCGAGCAACTCGGACGCCTCTGGGAGACGATCGAGAACCTGCAGGGTCTCACCGAGACGGATATGTGTCTCCTACCAGTCAAGAGCGTCGAGGAGACCGAGCCGCCGGAGTACGTATACGACATCTCGGTTCCCGGTGCAACTGGCACAGACGAGAACTTCGTCGTGGCCAACGAGGGCGCGCTCAGCGTCAAGAACAGCCGCGGCCAGCAGGGGATCGGTATCTCTGCGGCCGTGCTCTACTCCCAGCTTACCAGTGGCAAACCGGCCAAGATCACGAGCCGGACGAAAGGTTCGGCCGAAGCCGAGTACTTCGAGCTCGTCATCGATACGGACACGAACGAGCCGGAAATCCGTACCGAGGAGACCACCTCGTGGGACCGCACTCACGGAACACGAATCGAGATTGAGATGGAAGCGAACATGCGAGCGCGCTCGCAGCTCCACGACTACATCAAACACACCGCAGTCGTCAACCCTCACGCCCGTGTAGAGTTGAAAGAGCCACAGAAGCATTTCAAGTTCGAGCGCGCGGAGGAAGCCGAACTCCCGGACGAGACCGAGGAGATCCGCCCGCACCCACACGGCGTCGAACTCGGGACGGTGCTGAAGATGCTCGACGCGACCGACTCCCATTCAGTGTCGGGCTTCCTTCAGAACGAGTTCACACGCGTGGGCAAAAAGACCGCAGACAGCGTCATCGATGCGTTCCGTGACCGCCACTACGGTCGAGAGATGACGTGGACGCCGCCGGGAGCACACGAAGCCGGGGTCAGCGAGGCAGTCATCGAAGCAACGAACGGAAAAAGTCCCGAAGCGACCGAGGCGTTCGGGGAGGCCGTCGAGGACGAACTCGCGGAGGGAGGGGCCATCGCGCACCACGACGTCGTCGCGGCGGTTCGCGAGGCCGCAAACGAGATCGGCCACGAGTACGACACGACGCTCGGGGAGACGGTCCGCGAGAACGTCGTCGCCGCAGTCTGGACAGCAGTGACCGAGGGACTGCTCCCGAGGGAGACGGACGAGGAGGCCGAGGACGGAGACCAAGAGGAATCCGGACGCCGCGCCCCAGATCTCTACGGCATCGTGGATGACGCGACGAGCACGCGCAAGGACGACGCCGCGGTCGAGGGGATCGCCGACCGACTGGCCGCGAAGTTCGCCGACAGCGCGGATAGCAGGGATCGGACGACCCACGACGGCCTGCGCGAGTACGTCGACCGCTCGGCGGACATGCTCGAAGAACACGGCGACGTGACCTTCGGTGAGACGGCCCGTGAGAACGTGCTGGAGGCTGTCTGGGAGCGGATGAAGACTGTACCCGACGATCCGCCGAAGGTCTCGACGATCGCGGACAGCCGCGACACGGCCAGCGAACTGCTGGAAGCCATGCGCGAAACGTCGATCATGTCGCCGCCGACGAACTGCCTGTCGCCGATCAGCGACACGCTGGTCGAGGCGGGGCTTCGCAAGGAGTACGACGCGGACTTCTACGCGGCGTCGACGCGAGATGCGGATGTCCACGGCGGTGACCCATTTATCGTCGAGGCGGGGATCGCCTACGGCGGCGAACTGCCTGCCGAGGGATCCGCGGAGGTCCTGCGCTTTGCCAACCGTGTCCCGCTGGTCTACCAGCGCGGCGCGTGTGCGACCACGGACGTTATCAAGAACATCGGCTGGCGAAACTACAACCTCGACCAGCCAGGCGGGAGCGGCGTCCCGAACGGGCCGGTCGTGATCATGATCCACGTCGCCTCGACGAACGTTCCCTTCACCAGCGAATCCAAGGACGCCATCGCGAACGTCCCGGAGATCGAAGACGAGATCGAACTGGCGATCCGCGAGGCGGCCCGCGAACTCAAGAGCTACCTCAAGAAGCGCCAGTCGATGCAGAAACGCCAGAAGAAACAGGATGTCCTTGCGGAGATCCTGCCCGAGATGGCCGAGAAGGTCTCGGAAGTCACGGGCCAGTCGAAGCCGAACTTCGACGACGCGCTCGCGCGGATCATGAACAACGTGCTCGTCGAGCGGGGAGTCGAGGAGAACGGGGACACGAGTACGGTAACCCTGCTCGTCGAGAACAACTCGACCACGAACGAGTCCCTTGAGGTGACCGATATCGTCACGGCCGAGCCAACCGACCTCCCCGACGACGCGACCGTCGTCGAGATGGACGGCGAGTGGTTCGTCAAGTGGTCGCCGACAGTCGATAGCGGGGACGAGGCCACGCTCTCCTACGTTACCGGGAGCGATGCGACGTTCGACGTGACGGTAGAGGGTGTCGAAGACGCGAAACTGACGGTGAACGACCAATGAGTTCAGATACCAGCACGGAAGCCCAGGAGAAGTTGATCGACCTCGCAGCGGACTTTTACGACCAGTTCGACCGCGGAGAGAT harbors:
- the gyrB gene encoding DNA topoisomerase (ATP-hydrolyzing) subunit B, producing the protein MSEETEYGAGQIQVLEGLQAVQKRPAMYIGSTDSRGLHHLVYEVVDNSIDEALAGHCDSITVTIHDDDSVSISDDGRGIPVDTHEKHDRPALEVIMTVLHAGGKFDNKSYQVSGGLHGVGVSVVNALSKWLEVEVRRDGAVWKQRFDHGEPEYGVERVRDLEPDEETGTEIRFWPDDEIFETGEFEYSTLANRLRELAFLNSGVEISLQDDRDGETDTFRYEGGIREFVEYLNETKTRLHEDVIYFEAEENDIQVEVAMQATDELQGSIHAFANNINTREGGTHLTGFKTALTRVVNDYAKSNDLLKDLDENLKGEDIREGLTAVVSIKHPDPQFEGQTKTKLGNSEVRGIVEGTMHDGLGTFFEENPDIATAVVSKAVEAAKARKAAKKAEELTRRKSALDSTALPGKLADCQTRDPSESELFIVEGDSAGGSAKQGRNPEFQAILPLGGKILNVEKHRLDRILENDEIRNMITAIGAGIGDEFDIEESRYEKIVLMVDADVDGAHIRTLLLTLFYRHLKPLLEAGYVYAAQPPLYRIRYNGNTYDAMTEVEREEIIEEKCDGNPTQVQRFKGLGEMNPKQLWATTMNPENRVLKQITIEDAAAADKMFSVLMGDAVEPRKEFIKEHAPEAEWVDI
- a CDS encoding DNA topoisomerase VI subunit B, with the translated sequence MTSFQQTLGEDEGIAEELAESQRAISIAEFFEKNKHMLGFDSGARGLVTAVKEAVDNSLDAAEEAGILPDIYVEIQEAGDYYTLIVEDNGPGITKEQLPKVFGKLLYGSRFHKREQSLTRGQRLLVKRDGEVEFVPIGDLCDRYLGDDGAETATIPDDIKAPAFNRETYEMTWEPVTHAIRHETDARTYEITTEKGRTVEVTGDHSLFSVTKDGETKELAAGEIEAGDSLLTPRRLPGPDERVDSVNVLEHLSPEQLEGRRVYVYGFDRETIAELRSQETIRKKPSEDSNRRRYYYTHNGVEILRDSVEQNYIKDGYLPAETVLKLGWEEKAADCELKTYQVGGKESTMPVTLPVDDALVELLAYYVSEGHVGDRQVGFTFGSHEDGLIEATESAVAGITGSSTTVQRERNSTRVKAFGSPLAMFLEAACGSGATEKRIPGFVFEIDPALQQRFIAALYQGDGSDSHPCNELSHTTVSETLARQLSVLWNMHGVLASTERREDNSGYADDPSTAYRTKVYGEDVNIADVFSEKRTPGEQGYKRIPTGLLDDVRVGETSNRTVPDTIPGLLVGAGVGSDLDHAANYQAVIEDALAGEYVTEPRYVHNLKEMGLLNGDHRPTEQLGRLWETIENLQGLTETDMCLLPVKSVEETEPPEYVYDISVPGATGTDENFVVANEGALSVKNSRGQQGIGISAAVLYSQLTSGKPAKITSRTKGSAEAEYFELVIDTDTNEPEIRTEETTSWDRTHGTRIEIEMEANMRARSQLHDYIKHTAVVNPHARVELKEPQKHFKFERAEEAELPDETEEIRPHPHGVELGTVLKMLDATDSHSVSGFLQNEFTRVGKKTADSVIDAFRDRHYGREMTWTPPGAHEAGVSEAVIEATNGKSPEATEAFGEAVEDELAEGGAIAHHDVVAAVREAANEIGHEYDTTLGETVRENVVAAVWTAVTEGLLPRETDEEAEDGDQEESGRRAPDLYGIVDDATSTRKDDAAVEGIADRLAAKFADSADSRDRTTHDGLREYVDRSADMLEEHGDVTFGETARENVLEAVWERMKTVPDDPPKVSTIADSRDTASELLEAMRETSIMSPPTNCLSPISDTLVEAGLRKEYDADFYAASTRDADVHGGDPFIVEAGIAYGGELPAEGSAEVLRFANRVPLVYQRGACATTDVIKNIGWRNYNLDQPGGSGVPNGPVVIMIHVASTNVPFTSESKDAIANVPEIEDEIELAIREAARELKSYLKKRQSMQKRQKKQDVLAEILPEMAEKVSEVTGQSKPNFDDALARIMNNVLVERGVEENGDTSTVTLLVENNSTTNESLEVTDIVTAEPTDLPDDATVVEMDGEWFVKWSPTVDSGDEATLSYVTGSDATFDVTVEGVEDAKLTVNDQ